The following proteins are encoded in a genomic region of Coffea eugenioides isolate CCC68of chromosome 6, Ceug_1.0, whole genome shotgun sequence:
- the LOC113773784 gene encoding AP2-like ethylene-responsive transcription factor CRL5 → MASSSTANGSPLANQSAAAAENSVKSIAPVVASTQGESSKPSLVKGPTSAYIGVNKARGKDHVYTSFAYVKTRGRSGRYADEEEAARVHDIVTLKCSGARAKLNFPASHYQDIMRMMRDMDDEEVLAHVRRSGSRFARADSNYRGVTRYFQTGGWFSGYHSLVHQDRMPLFRYSQTVMHLLSAHPNSQAHNAFDSSAQHVFSHSSSSPFKPYVKN, encoded by the exons ATGGCTTCAAGTTCAACTGCTAATGGGAGCCCTTTGGCTAATCaatctgctgctgctgctgagaATTCAGTGAAGAGTATTGCCCCAGTAGTTGCATCAACTCAGGGAGAAAGTTCAAAACCATCATTGGTCAAGGGACCTACTTCAGCTTATATTGGAGTGAACAA GGCCAGAGGCAAAGATCATGTGTATACCTCCTTTGCCTATGTCAAAACGAGAGGTCGCTCAG GTAGATATGCTGATGAAGAGGAGGCTGCAAGGGTTCATGACATTGTCACTCTAAAGTGCTCCGGAGCAAGAGCAAAATTGAATTTCCCG GCAAGTCATTACCAGGACATAATGAGAATGATGAGAGACATGGATGATGAGGAGGTGCTCGCTCATGTTAGAAG GTCTGGCAGCCGATTTGCAAGGGCAGACTCCAATTATCGTGGAGTCACTAG GTACTTTCAAACCGGCGGGTGGTTCTCTGGATACCATTCCTTGGTGCATCAGGATCGGATGCCGCTCTTCAGATACTCGCAGACTGTGATGCACCTCCTATCTGCACATCCGAATTCCCAAGCTCACAATGCGTTTGATTCCAGTGCACAACACGTGTTTTCGCATTCCAGCTCCAGCCCCTTCAAGCCCTACGTCAAAAACTGA